One Engystomops pustulosus chromosome 11, aEngPut4.maternal, whole genome shotgun sequence DNA window includes the following coding sequences:
- the VSIR gene encoding V-type immunoglobulin domain-containing suppressor of T-cell activation: MAFSRRSHHPTCSLWKCWSLLCLSLAFYQDQIDAYSVSAQYIKYICPVGQNVNLTCIITGHPKEQHEQLAIQWTYTKERNPDCTARRNSDNRTESDWHKPHKGGVLHGKTFHKSFINVTESDSGGYCCFLYEKHHHQHVAHSYMDFEVKRDDPNLQTCSFHSRDQESDGTTAAALAIVACIVGILCMPLILVLVYKQRKAVTNRRAQELVRMDSEAGIDGFENPVFDDPPAANTEQRPRLIFMSSRQQSDSGRHLLSEPNTPLSPPGPNEVFFPSLEPVPDSPDPV; this comes from the exons ATCAAATAGATGCATACTCTGTTTCTGCtcaatacataaagtatatttgtCCAGTAGGGCAAAATGTTAACCTCACGTGCATCATCACTGGACATCCAAAGGAACAACATGAACAGCTGGCCATACAGTGGACCTATACAAAGGAAAGAAACCCAGACTGCACCGCCAGAAGAAATTCAGATAACAGAACAgaaagtgactggcacaaaccaCATAAAGGGGGAGTTCTACATGGCAAGACGTTTCACAAATCTTTTATCAATGTCACAGAATCGGACAGTGGAGGTTACTGCTGTTTTCTATATGAGAAACATCATCATCAACATGTAGCACACAGCTATATGGATTTTGAGGTCAAAAGAG ATGACCCTAATCTTCAAACATGCTCATTTCATTCACGTGACCAGGAGAGTGATG GTACAACAGCAGCAGCCTTGGCAATTGTGGCCTGCATAGTTGGAATCCTGTGTATGCCTCTCATACTAGTGCTGGTTTATAAACAGAGAAAAGCAGTCACCAATCGAA GGGCACAAGAGTTAGTAAGGATGGACAG TGAAGCGGGTATTGATGGTTTTGAGAATCCTGTCTTTGATGATCCCCCTGCTGCAAATACTGAGCAGAGACCCAGACTCATCTTTATGTCCAGTCGGCAGCAATCAGATTCTGGTCGTCATCTGCTCTCTGAACCCAACACTCCTCTCTCTCCGCCTGGACCCAATGAAGTTTTTTTCCCTTCACTTG AACCAGTGCCAGATTCTCCTGATCCAGTATAA